In Salminus brasiliensis chromosome 24, fSalBra1.hap2, whole genome shotgun sequence, one genomic interval encodes:
- the LOC140546325 gene encoding serine/threonine-protein kinase pim-2-like has translation MHQLRLLQTAAKTVRHLLVNNVGRRKRKRKEEGSQRFSQRTTEVARSKSPVRKRRKGEVSQPKIMTRRQRSDIKPDTFASLYVTGEKLGEGGFGAVFEGTRVSDGLQVAVKFVTKRDDDEYVQCPVQLKTVPMEVALMNRMSQPPTSNVVKLIEWFDEPERYILVLERPDPCQDLQSLIDQWGGSVSEEIARDIMLQTVEAARTCQKRGVLHRDIKLENFLINTDTSEIKLIDFGCGDWVKKGGYREFAGTFQYCPPEFFLKGRYHASPATVWSLGVLLFRLVSGHLPFTDEQEIVEGLLSFKDHLSNECCNLIRRCLQRNPSQRPKVKQILKHDWFQCSVPTEDQVLRTEQPSEQRRQTV, from the exons ATGCACCAGCTGCGTCTCCTACAGACAGCAGCTAAGACAGTACGCCACCTACTGGTCAACA ATGTTGGGCGGcgaaagaggaaaagaaaggaggagGGCAGCCAGAGGTTCTCACAGAGAACAACCGAGGTTGCCAGAAGTAAAAGCCCGGTAAGGAAGAGAAGGAAGGGAGAAGTTAGCCAGCCCAAGATAATGACCAGAAGACAGCGGAGCGACATCAAGCCAG ACACTTTTGCCTCTCTCTACGTCACTGGAGAGAAACTGGGAGAAGGAGGCTTCGGCGCCGTCTTCGAGGGAACCCGGGTTTCCGACGGCCTACAG GTGGCCGTTAAATTCGTCACCAAGCGGGACGACGATGAATACGTCCAATGC CCTGTTCAGCTCAAGACCGTGCCCATGGAGGTGGCTCTAATGAACAGGATGAGCCAGCCACCCACCAGCAATGTGGTGAAGCTCATCGAGTGGTTCGATGAGCCTGAGCGCTacatcctggtcctggagcgcCCAGATCCTTGCCAGGACTTGCAGTCCTTGATCGACCAGTGGGGAGGTTCGGTCAGTGAAGAGATAGCCAGGGACATCATGCTCCAGACGGTGGAGGCAGCAAGAACGTGCCAGAAGCGAGGTGTCCTGCACAGAGACATCAAACTGGAGAACTTCCTGATCAACACAGACACCTCAGAGATCAAGCTGATCGACTTCGGCTGTGGGGACTGGGTCAAGAAAGGCGGATACCGTGAATTTGCAG GCACCTTTCAGTACTGCCCCCCAGAGTTCTTTCTAAAGGGGAGGTACCACGCCAGTCCTGCGACAGTCTGGTCTCTAGGAGTCCTACTGTTCAGGCTGGTTAGTGGACACCTTCCCTTTACAGACGAGCAGGAAATCGTGGAGGGGCTTCTGAGCTTCAAGGACCACCTATCCAATG AATGCTGCAATCTGATTAGGAGGTGTCTGCAGCGCAACCCATCCCAGAGGCCCAAAGTGAAGCAGATCCTGAAGCACGACTGGTTCCAGTGCAGCGTTCCTACCGAGGATCAG GTCCTGAGAACAGAGCAGccttcagagcagaggagaCAAACCGTCTGA
- the LOC140546324 gene encoding serine/threonine-protein kinase pim-2-like, protein MTRRQRSDIKPDRLLRDDGERADVQLQHCLFSTDTFASLYVTGEKLGEGGFGAVFEGTRVSDGLQVAVKFVTKRDDDEYVQCPVQLKTVPMEVALMNRMSQPPTSNVVKLIEWFDEPERYILVLERPDPCQDLQSLIDQWGGSVSEEIARDIMLQTVEAARTCHKRGVLHRDIKLENFLINTDTSEIKLIDFGCGDWVKKGGYREFAGTFQYCPPEFFLKGRYHASPATVWSLGVLLFRLVSGHLPFTDEQEIVEGLLSFKDHLSNECCNLIRRCLQRNPSQRPKVKQILKHDWFQCSVPTEDQVLRTEQPSEQRRQTV, encoded by the exons ATGACCAGAAGACAGCGGAGCGACATCAAGCCAG ATAGACTCCTGAGAGATGATGGGGAGAGAGCTGATGTTCAGCTTCAACACTGTTTGTTTTCCACAGACACTTTTGCCTCTCTCTACGTCACTGGAGAGAAACTGGGAGAAGGAGGCTTCGGCGCCGTCTTCGAGGGAACCCGGGTTTCCGACGGCCTACAG GTGGCCGTTAAATTCGTCACCAAGCGGGACGACGATGAATACGTCCAATGC CCTGTTCAGCTCAAGACCGTGCCCATGGAGGTGGCTCTAATGAACAGGATGAGCCAGCCACCCACCAGCAATGTGGTGAAGCTCATCGAGTGGTTTGACGAGCCTGAGCGCTacatcctggtcctggagcgcCCAGATCCTTGCCAGGACTTGCAGTCCTTGATCGACCAGTGGGGAGGTTCGGTCAGTGAAGAGATAGCCAGGGACATCATGCTCCAGACGGTGGAGGCAGCAAGAACGTGCCACAAGCGAGGTGTCCTGCACAGAGACATCAAACTGGAGAACTTCCTGATCAACACAGACACCTCAGAGATCAAGCTGATCGACTTCGGCTGCGGGGACTGGGTCAAGAAAGGCGGATACCGTGAATTTGCAG GCACCTTTCAGTACTGCCCCCCAGAGTTCTTTCTAAAGGGGAGGTACCACGCCAGTCCTGCGACAGTCTGGTCTCTAGGAGTCCTACTGTTCAGGCTGGTTAGTGGACACCTTCCCTTTACAGACGAGCAGGAAATCGTGGAGGGGCTTCTGAGCTTCAAGGACCACCTATCCAATG AATGCTGCAATCTGATTAGGAGGTGTCTGCAGCGCAACCCATCCCAGAGGCCCAAAGTGAAGCAGATCCTGAAGCACGACTGGTTCCAGTGCAGCGTTCCTACCGAGGATCAG GTCCTGAGAACAGAGCAGccttcagagcagaggagaCAAACCGTCTGA